CGTCGACCAGCAGTTCGCTGACCTGGCCGCCAATATTGAATGACAGACGCGAACGCCGGCAGGACTTCAGGGTTCCGGCCCGGGTATTGGCCACCAGCGTCTCCACCGGGCCCCGCTCCACTGCCACCAACTGCACAGGCATGGGCTGGGGGCGGTTCCACCACCAACCAAACGCCAGAAAACAGGCGAGTACAACTAGGCTGATCGATAGACTACGCATAGGTGCCTCTATTTTGACACTGGCTTCTTGAGCCTAGGACAGCCCCTCGTAGATGCAACGAGGCATTTCTGCTGTTGGTCGCCTGATAACCGTTCTTAGTCCGGTTGAGCCATAGGGCCGCCCCAGGCTGCGCGCTGGCCCCGGCCGCCCTGGGCGAGGCGAGCGCGCATGGCGGCGCTCCGTTCGATTCGGAGGCGCAGAAGCGCGCGCCCCTTCAGTGCCGGCAGTGAGGTCCGAGGGATGATCAACCCTTGCGTGGAAGCCGCCGTGCGCGGCCGCGCCGAGTCGCCTAGAGCAGGGTCTTGGCGGCCAGGGTCGCACCGACGCCGATCAGCAGAATCGCCAGTACGGCCACGGCGGCCGGCAACAGACCCTTCAGTCGTGATCCAGGGGCACCGGGTGGCGGCTCGGCCTGCGCCAGCGGCCGGGGCGCGGCTGCACCGCGTAGCGGGTTGAGCGTGCTGGCGGCGGAGCTGGCGGGCTTGCCCTTGAGGGGTTTGGGCAGATCGAGGGCGCGCATGAACAGGGTCGCATCCTCTTCCTCGGCCGGCGCCACGGCGACCTTGGGACCTATCACCAGCAGGCTGACCGAGCCCATCTTCAACTGGTCGCCTGGCTGCAGCACCGCCGTCGTCACCCTCTGCTGGTTGACCCTCACGCCGTTGGCCGAGGCCAGGTCCTTTACCTCCAGCACATCGTCCTTGAGGAAAAACTCGCAATGGCGGCGCGACAGCTCCAGGTCGCTGAAACTCATCTCGCACCTGGCGGAACGGCCGAAGGTCATCGAGCCATGGATGTGGAACTTCTTGCCCTCGTGCTCCCCCTTGATCACCTGGAGAAACCAGCGCGGCGCCGTTTCGGCCTTGCTCCGGGCCGTCGCCGGGTCGAGCAGCAGCAACTCCAAAGCCCCCAGGCGCACCCGGTCGTTGGCACGCAGCTGGTAGCGTGCCCCGATGCGCTCTTCATTGACGAAGGTGCCGACCTGGGTACCGCAGTCGGTGAGGTAGTAGTAGCCGTGATCCAGACGCACCTCGGCATGGAAGGCGGCGATCAGGGGATCGTCCAGCACCAGGTTGTTTCGACTGTCGTGGCCGATAGTGAAACGCTCGTCCGCCAGCCAGATAGGTGCCTGACGGTTGTCGCCGAAATGAACTCTGAGCATGTGCCGTGCTGCCTCGAGAAAGACCCTGAGCCGATGGGACGCCACGCAGTGCGCAGGCCTGGTCGCCGACCGCTCACCGATTGAAGATGTTGTTCCACAGCCGTTTGATCGGATTCTGGCTACCCTGCTGCGGCGCTTGCGCGCTCCGCTGACGAGGCGCCGCTGCCGGCGCGCGCGGCGCCTGAGCCAGGCGCACCCGCCGATCGTGATCGTCATAGAGTTTTAGCAGGGTTTCGTTGGCTGGCTCGACCTCCAGCCCCTGCTTGATGTGTTCCAGCGCCAGCGCAGGCTCACGCCGGGCGTAGGCCCGCTCGCTCAGCTCGATGAAGCGCT
The genomic region above belongs to Pseudomonas benzenivorans and contains:
- a CDS encoding FHA domain-containing protein, producing the protein MLRVHFGDNRQAPIWLADERFTIGHDSRNNLVLDDPLIAAFHAEVRLDHGYYYLTDCGTQVGTFVNEERIGARYQLRANDRVRLGALELLLLDPATARSKAETAPRWFLQVIKGEHEGKKFHIHGSMTFGRSARCEMSFSDLELSRRHCEFFLKDDVLEVKDLASANGVRVNQQRVTTAVLQPGDQLKMGSVSLLVIGPKVAVAPAEEEDATLFMRALDLPKPLKGKPASSAASTLNPLRGAAAPRPLAQAEPPPGAPGSRLKGLLPAAVAVLAILLIGVGATLAAKTLL